The nucleotide sequence TCCTGTTGCCAGCGCTGCCGGCCCGAGGTGACGTCGACGGCGGCCAGCAGGATGCGCTCGCTGGTGGGGTCGCTCCGCCCGACCGCATAGAGGACGTCGCCGACGAAGATCACGTCGCCGCGGACGCCGAAGGGGACCGTCCAGCGCTCGTCCCCGGTCGACAGGTCGAGGCCGTGGAGCGTCCGCCGGGTGCCGTAGACGGCGACGCCGGCGCCGACGGCGAGGGTGGGAGGCCGGACCGACGACTCGGCGCTGACGGCCCACCGCCGGGTGCCCGTCGCGGCGTCGAAGCCGGCGACGCCGGCGCCGGTCGTGGCGACGACGACGTCGTCGGCCACCGCGATGCGGCCGACCGGACCGTCCATAGCGACGTGCCACCGCACGCCGGGGGAGGCGGGGTCGACCGCGTACAGGTGTCCGATCCCGGTCGTGGGTTCGCCGTCGGGATATCCGGTCCCGACGTAGGCGACGCCGTCGCCGACGGCGGCCGCGCGGATCTTCCGGTCCCGACGGTCGCTCCCGCGCCCCCGGTTCGGCGCGAACGACCAGCAGTGTTCGCCCGTCCGGGCGTCGACGACGCGGTAAGACTCCTCGCTCGGCATCACCAGACTCGTCCCCGCGGTCGCCAGGCCGTCGACGAACCGCCCGGGGAGGTCGTAGACGGTACGGAGCGATCCGTCGGCGCGGTCGATGGCCTGGACGCGCACGTCCTCCGGGGAGCCGAAGGGGACGTACACCGTGTTCCCGGCCGCGACCGGCGGCCCGATGGGCATGGCGTCGACCCGACGCCGCCACTGGATCTCGCCGTTGCGCCGCGGGTCGTGACACAGCACGGCCGCCATCGGCACGCTCGGATCGGCGTCGGCGTCGGCCGCCACTAGATAGACGAAGTCCTCGTCGGCGACGGGGAAGGTGACCTGCGCTTCGAGCGCCGACATGGTCCAGCGCTCGTTGAGCGGGAAGCCGGTGGGACCGTTGGCCGCGGGCGCGGCGTTCGTCCCCGCGGGGTCGTGGTGGGGCATCGGCCACGTCCCGTCGGCGACGGACGACGCCGTCAGGGCACAGCTCCCGGGCCCCCGCTCGAACGAGCCTTCGAGGGAGTCGTCCCCGTCGGTGGGGGCGGCGGCGGCGACGCCGGCCGACGCGGTAGCGCGGGTCGTCGTCGGGGGCGGCGACGTGGTCGTCCCCGTCTCCGTCGCCGTTCCCTCGTCCGCGCGGCCGCCACAGCCCGCGATCACCCCCCCGACCACGGCCGCGAGATATCCGCGGCGTGTGAACGTGTCACGTGGCATTTTCGTTCGCACGCGGGATTCCGCGAGTAAATGTGTTCCGCCGATCCTACAGGCGGTCGAGGACGGCCTCGG is from Haloplanus salinarum and encodes:
- a CDS encoding PQQ-binding-like beta-propeller repeat protein, with protein sequence MPRDTFTRRGYLAAVVGGVIAGCGGRADEGTATETGTTTSPPPTTTRATASAGVAAAAPTDGDDSLEGSFERGPGSCALTASSVADGTWPMPHHDPAGTNAAPAANGPTGFPLNERWTMSALEAQVTFPVADEDFVYLVAADADADPSVPMAAVLCHDPRRNGEIQWRRRVDAMPIGPPVAAGNTVYVPFGSPEDVRVQAIDRADGSLRTVYDLPGRFVDGLATAGTSLVMPSEESYRVVDARTGEHCWSFAPNRGRGSDRRDRKIRAAAVGDGVAYVGTGYPDGEPTTGIGHLYAVDPASPGVRWHVAMDGPVGRIAVADDVVVATTGAGVAGFDAATGTRRWAVSAESSVRPPTLAVGAGVAVYGTRRTLHGLDLSTGDERWTVPFGVRGDVIFVGDVLYAVGRSDPTSERILLAAVDVTSGRQRWQQEIYDPIVDVMAANGYLYAITTDGRLFAFTSV